From the genome of Blautia hydrogenotrophica DSM 10507:
GGGATTTCCGCATACGGCTTATTGTCTGCCTTGTTATTATGCAGTTACAGGCGTGAAAATTAAAACGCTTGGAGAGCTGCAAGAAGCTCTGAAAGTTGTCAAATCTCTGATGACCAGAGAACATGAGCTGGAAGACGCATTGATGTCGGGTGTTGCAACGGCTCTGTGTGCGGAGTTTATTGAGGCATTGAAATACCTGGATGGCGCGCAGCCATATGAAGAACCCTGCTATGGCCATTTGGCGGATTCTATTATCCGTGAGATGGGTGTTCCGTTGGTAACCGGGGACATTCCGGGAGTGGCGGTAATCTTAGGAGCAGCTCCGACAGCCCAGGAAGGTGTGGAGCTGATTAAGAGCTATCAGAAACAGGGCATTTTAGTTACTTTGGTCGGAGGAATTATAGATCAAGCCAGGGATCTTGGGTTAAAGATGGGATACAATGTTAGAATTGTGCCTTTGGGGTATGATGTGACATCTGTGATCCACGTAGTATCTGTAGCGCTGCGTGCGGCTTTAATATTCGGCAATGTGCAGCCTGGGGATGCAGGGGCGCTGATTGAGTATACCTCGCAGAGAGTACCAGCATTTGTCAATGCTTTTAAGCCTGTTGATGATGTGATTCTGGCTGCAGGGGCAGGAGCGATCAAATTGGGATTCCCTGTGATATCCAATGAAGATGAAAATATCGTGGAAGTGCCGGGAGCGTTGATTGCGGAATCAGAGGTTTCGAGTTTTAACAAGGTATCCTTAGAAGCTAGAAATATCAAGATTAAGATTACACAGATTGATATTCCGGTGGCATTTGCTTCTGCGTTTGAAGGCGAGATTATTCGTCGCGGAGATATGCAGGTAGAATTTGACGGCTCCCGTGTAGACTGCTGCGAGTTGGTTCAGACAAAAGAGATGGATGAGATTGAAGACCACAAAATCGAGCTCATCGGTCCAGATGTGGATGCATTTGAAGTGGGCAGCAAACATAGTCTGGCCTATGTAGTGGAAGTAGCAGGAAGAAAGATGCAGTCAGATTTTGAATCTGTCATTGAGAGAAAATTCCACAATTATATTAATTGTATCGAAGGTGTTTATCATACCGGACAAAGAGATATGTTCCGGATTCGAATCAGTAAGGAAGCTTATGAGGCAGGATTCCGTGCAAAACATATCGGAGAGGTACTTTACGCACAGGTGATGAATGAATTTGAAGCTGTCGTGGATAAGTGCCAGGTGAAAATTTATACAGATCCGGCTGAGTGTACCCGCATTCGTCATGAGGTGGCCGTGCCCACTTTCAATAAGAGAGATGCCAGACTGGACTCTCTGACGGATGAATCCGTGGATGTGTACTATAGCTGTATTTTGTGTCAGGCATTTTCTCCTTCTCATGTCTGCGTAGTGACACCGGAGAGACTAGGGCTGTGCGGCGCGGTATCATGGCTGGACGCGAAGGCGACGAACGAACTGGACCCCAACGGTCCATGCCAGGTTATCACGAAAGAACGTCCGATTGATGAGAATCTGGGTGCGTATGAGGATGTCAATGAGGCAGTTCAGAAATATTCTCAAGGCGCACTAGAGAAGGTTACTTTATACTCCATTATGCAGGATCCTATGACTTCCTGCGGATGCTTTGAGTGTATCTGTGGTATTGAGCCATTTTCCAACGGTGTGGTGATTGCCAATAGAGAGTATGCGGGGATGACACCTCTGGGAATGACTTTCCCGGAAATGGCTTCCATGACCGGTGGCGGAGTCCAGACTCCAGGTTTTATGGGACATGGAAAACATTTTATTGCCTCAAAGAAATTTATGAAAGCGGAAGGCGGTATTGAGAGAATTGTGTGGATGCCCAAAGAGTTGAAAGAGACGGTTGCGGACCGCTTGAATAAGACAGCGAAAGAGCTCTATGGCATTGACAATTTCACCGATATAGTAGGGG
Proteins encoded in this window:
- the acsB gene encoding acetyl-CoA decarbonylase/synthase complex subunit alpha/beta, coding for MLINRIFNGNDVVFGLTENAVNGAVEQHGADKAVGFPHTAYCLPCYYAVTGVKIKTLGELQEALKVVKSLMTREHELEDALMSGVATALCAEFIEALKYLDGAQPYEEPCYGHLADSIIREMGVPLVTGDIPGVAVILGAAPTAQEGVELIKSYQKQGILVTLVGGIIDQARDLGLKMGYNVRIVPLGYDVTSVIHVVSVALRAALIFGNVQPGDAGALIEYTSQRVPAFVNAFKPVDDVILAAGAGAIKLGFPVISNEDENIVEVPGALIAESEVSSFNKVSLEARNIKIKITQIDIPVAFASAFEGEIIRRGDMQVEFDGSRVDCCELVQTKEMDEIEDHKIELIGPDVDAFEVGSKHSLAYVVEVAGRKMQSDFESVIERKFHNYINCIEGVYHTGQRDMFRIRISKEAYEAGFRAKHIGEVLYAQVMNEFEAVVDKCQVKIYTDPAECTRIRHEVAVPTFNKRDARLDSLTDESVDVYYSCILCQAFSPSHVCVVTPERLGLCGAVSWLDAKATNELDPNGPCQVITKERPIDENLGAYEDVNEAVQKYSQGALEKVTLYSIMQDPMTSCGCFECICGIEPFSNGVVIANREYAGMTPLGMTFPEMASMTGGGVQTPGFMGHGKHFIASKKFMKAEGGIERIVWMPKELKETVADRLNKTAKELYGIDNFTDIVGDETVATDPETLVAFLTEHNHPALSMEPMM